A window from Embleya scabrispora encodes these proteins:
- a CDS encoding TetR/AcrR family transcriptional regulator, producing the protein MSGTQGRPRGFDREAALDRAVLEFWQHGYEATSVSGLTTAMGIKPPSLYAAFGDKRTLFSEAIQRYGATYGAVAGRVLDAEPDARRGMERMLYALAEAYTEPGHPPGCMVITAAVNCTAAAEEVKAELRALREASKAAFRRRIAADVAAGRLPADTDPDDLATYYAAVVQGMSTQAVDGVGRERLERVAELAMRSWPDHP; encoded by the coding sequence ATGTCCGGTACCCAAGGCCGCCCGCGCGGCTTCGACCGCGAGGCCGCGCTGGATCGTGCGGTCCTCGAGTTCTGGCAGCACGGCTACGAGGCGACCTCCGTGTCCGGGCTGACCACCGCGATGGGCATCAAGCCGCCCAGCCTGTACGCGGCCTTCGGCGACAAACGCACCCTGTTCAGCGAGGCGATCCAGCGCTACGGGGCCACCTACGGCGCGGTCGCCGGCCGGGTGCTCGACGCCGAGCCGGACGCCCGCCGGGGGATGGAGCGCATGTTGTACGCGCTGGCCGAGGCCTACACCGAGCCCGGCCACCCGCCCGGCTGCATGGTGATCACGGCGGCCGTGAACTGCACCGCGGCGGCCGAGGAGGTCAAGGCCGAACTGCGCGCGCTGCGCGAGGCGTCCAAGGCGGCGTTCCGGCGCAGGATCGCCGCCGACGTGGCGGCCGGCCGACTGCCCGCCGACACCGATCCGGACGACCTCGCCACCTACTACGCGGCCGTCGTCCAGGGCATGTCCACCCAGGCCGTCGACGGCGTCGGCCGCGAGCGGCTGGAGCGGGTCGCGGAACTGGCGATGCGGAGTTGGCCCGACCACCCCTGA
- a CDS encoding winged helix-turn-helix transcriptional regulator: MLLSKAKHKEVAVDRHDEAGIPRPGSPVRGSTTGRAPMAALDLLGRRWILRLIWELSREPAGFRALQRRCDDMSSSVLNNRLRELVDARIAAQDPTGRYTLTPTGTRLVAALAPLLEWSAEWADELDPDRG, translated from the coding sequence ATGCTGCTTTCGAAAGCGAAGCACAAGGAGGTGGCCGTGGACCGGCACGACGAGGCGGGCATCCCGCGTCCCGGAAGCCCGGTGCGCGGGTCGACCACGGGCCGGGCCCCGATGGCCGCCCTCGACCTGCTCGGCCGGCGCTGGATCCTGCGCCTGATCTGGGAACTGAGCCGGGAACCGGCCGGATTCCGCGCCCTGCAACGCCGGTGCGACGACATGTCCTCCAGCGTGCTGAACAACCGCCTGCGGGAGTTGGTGGACGCCCGGATCGCCGCCCAGGACCCGACCGGCCGCTACACCCTCACCCCCACCGGCACCCGGCTGGTCGCCGCCCTCGCCCCGCTGCTGGAGTGGTCGGCGGAGTGGGCGGACGAGTTGGACCCGGATCGGGGCTGA
- a CDS encoding ArsR/SmtB family transcription factor, which translates to MIEIEFTPEDVARTRFAISPLWEVVASVRVLKGADEQGIHRVWTEQVRDRLAAAKVDLTPLTDLIPVPTLALAGFLAPPPTTPLTSLDVELAALRATPPELLRTSSAITPQRVAEIRADPDRELGRLSETIQAYWEVALAPYWPRILAFLEGDILFRAGRLVEGGARGLFHDLDPQVAWDTGTLQVQTRFCRDRRTLGGRGLLLVPSAFVWPRVFSVLDGRWQPTLRYPPRGIGTLWSAAPAPLAVPDALAGVLGRSRATLVAELTTPASTTDLARRTGLTPGGVSQHLSALRAAGLVGAHRAGRVVLYARTQAAETLLAAAGSA; encoded by the coding sequence GTGATCGAGATCGAGTTCACCCCGGAGGACGTGGCCCGCACCCGCTTCGCGATCTCCCCGCTGTGGGAGGTCGTGGCGAGCGTCCGCGTCCTCAAGGGCGCCGACGAGCAGGGCATCCACCGGGTCTGGACCGAGCAGGTGCGCGACCGGCTGGCCGCCGCGAAGGTCGACCTGACCCCGCTCACCGACCTGATCCCGGTCCCGACCCTGGCGCTCGCGGGTTTTCTGGCCCCGCCGCCGACCACCCCGCTGACCTCGCTGGACGTCGAACTGGCGGCGCTGCGCGCGACGCCGCCGGAACTGCTGCGCACGTCCTCCGCGATCACGCCGCAACGCGTCGCCGAGATCCGCGCCGACCCGGATCGTGAGCTGGGCCGGCTCTCGGAAACCATCCAGGCGTATTGGGAGGTGGCGCTCGCGCCGTACTGGCCGCGCATCCTCGCCTTCCTGGAGGGCGACATCCTCTTCCGGGCCGGCCGACTCGTCGAGGGCGGCGCCCGCGGCCTGTTCCACGACCTGGACCCGCAGGTCGCCTGGGACACGGGCACGCTCCAGGTGCAGACCCGGTTCTGTCGCGATCGACGCACGCTCGGCGGTCGGGGGCTGCTGCTCGTACCGTCGGCGTTCGTCTGGCCGCGCGTGTTCTCCGTGCTGGACGGGCGCTGGCAGCCCACGCTGCGTTATCCGCCGCGCGGCATCGGCACGCTGTGGTCGGCCGCGCCGGCGCCTTTGGCGGTGCCCGACGCGCTCGCCGGCGTACTGGGCCGCTCCCGCGCCACGCTGGTGGCCGAACTCACCACGCCGGCCTCGACCACGGACCTGGCCCGGCGTACCGGATTGACCCCGGGCGGCGTTTCGCAACACCTGTCCGCGCTGCGCGCGGCGGGCCTGGTCGGCGCGCATCGGGCCGGGCGGGTGGTGCTGTACGCCCGCACACAGGCGGCGGAAACGCTGCTGGCGGCGGCCGGTTCGGCGTAG
- a CDS encoding LuxR C-terminal-related transcriptional regulator, with translation MRIVVADDSVLLREGLVRLLVEDGHRVVASVGDGPALVAAVLEHRPDVSIVDVRMPPTHTDEGLRAAISARSYVPGAPMLMLSQYVEASYAGDLLADGSGSVGYLLKDRVARVEEFLDALDRVAHGATVLDPQVVAQLLAARRRDGGMSTLTAREREILALMAEGCSNAAITRRLVVSASAVEKHIGNIFAKLGLPADDDARHRRVLAVLTYLGG, from the coding sequence CTGCGGATCGTGGTGGCCGATGACTCGGTACTGCTGCGCGAGGGCCTGGTCCGCCTGCTCGTCGAGGACGGTCACCGGGTGGTGGCCTCGGTCGGTGACGGACCCGCCCTGGTCGCGGCGGTGCTCGAACACCGGCCGGATGTGTCGATCGTCGACGTACGGATGCCGCCGACGCACACCGACGAGGGCCTGCGCGCGGCGATCAGCGCCCGCTCGTACGTGCCCGGCGCGCCGATGCTGATGCTCAGTCAGTACGTGGAGGCGTCCTACGCCGGCGACCTGCTCGCGGACGGCTCGGGCTCGGTCGGCTACCTCCTCAAGGACCGGGTGGCCAGGGTCGAGGAGTTCCTGGACGCGCTGGACCGGGTCGCGCACGGCGCCACGGTGCTCGATCCGCAGGTGGTCGCCCAGCTGCTGGCCGCGCGTCGCCGGGACGGCGGCATGAGCACCCTGACCGCCCGCGAACGCGAGATCCTGGCGCTGATGGCCGAGGGCTGCTCGAACGCGGCGATCACCCGGCGGCTGGTGGTCTCGGCCAGTGCGGTGGAGAAGCACATCGGCAACATCTTCGCCAAACTCGGCCTGCCGGCCGACGACGACGCCCGCCATCGCCGGGTGCTCGCCGTACTCACCTATCTCGGCGGCTGA
- a CDS encoding carboxymuconolactone decarboxylase family protein gives MSRITPLSPPYAPETHASLARWMGAAGDREPLALFRVLEHHPDLASRMRVLGSGLLGHGTLPAVERETVVQRVCARAGCSYEWGVHAEVFAERVGLTSRQLRATVVDDEAAWTPRQAILVRVVDELHDGADLTDGTWAELRARFEDRQIVEVLVLAGWYRTIAYVANALRLPDEEWAAPFPKA, from the coding sequence ATGTCGCGGATCACACCACTGTCCCCGCCCTACGCTCCCGAGACGCATGCGTCCCTGGCCCGCTGGATGGGCGCCGCCGGAGACCGGGAACCCCTCGCCCTGTTCCGGGTCCTGGAGCATCACCCCGATCTGGCCTCGCGGATGCGGGTGCTCGGGTCGGGGCTGCTGGGGCACGGTACGTTGCCCGCCGTTGAGCGGGAGACCGTGGTGCAGCGGGTGTGCGCCCGGGCCGGCTGCTCGTACGAATGGGGCGTGCACGCCGAGGTGTTCGCGGAGCGGGTCGGCCTGACTTCGCGTCAGCTCCGGGCCACCGTCGTCGACGACGAGGCCGCCTGGACACCGCGCCAGGCGATCCTGGTGCGCGTGGTCGACGAGTTGCACGACGGCGCCGACCTCACCGACGGCACCTGGGCCGAACTCCGGGCCCGGTTCGAGGATCGGCAGATCGTGGAGGTGCTGGTCCTGGCCGGCTGGTACCGCACGATCGCCTACGTGGCCAACGCACTGCGACTGCCGGACGAGGAGTGGGCCGCGCCGTTCCCGAAGGCGTGA
- a CDS encoding alpha/beta fold hydrolase has translation MSVTTVTTVGTATRTTPRAAALPVPTFARTVRGSGPGLLLAHGAGGGVAANYGPILDGLAAEHRVVGVDFPGSGETPRSTGPLDLDELADQLVAAGVAEGLETFAVSGYSLGGAVAVRAAARHPERVTSLILTSTFAHADARLRLAARVWRGLYESGDRATFAAFLAPLALGPAALDALSPEDLAGVLRMTAKTPPPGTPEHTELIERVDVRADLATIEVPALVVSTTGDRLVEPNHHRAVAAALRNARVVELDSGHLPFAEQPAQWLAAIVGFLGEVEGDAAR, from the coding sequence ATGTCCGTCACCACCGTCACCACCGTCGGCACCGCCACCCGCACCACCCCCCGCGCCGCCGCCCTGCCCGTGCCGACCTTCGCCCGCACCGTGCGCGGCTCGGGCCCCGGCCTGCTGCTCGCGCACGGCGCCGGCGGCGGTGTGGCCGCCAACTACGGGCCGATCCTGGACGGCCTCGCGGCCGAACACCGGGTGGTCGGCGTCGACTTCCCCGGCTCCGGCGAGACCCCACGCTCGACCGGACCGCTCGACCTGGACGAACTGGCCGACCAGTTGGTCGCGGCCGGTGTCGCCGAGGGCCTGGAGACCTTCGCGGTGTCCGGCTACTCGCTCGGCGGCGCGGTCGCCGTCCGCGCCGCCGCCCGGCACCCCGAGCGGGTCACCTCGCTGATCCTGACCTCGACCTTCGCGCACGCCGACGCCCGCCTCCGGTTGGCCGCGCGGGTCTGGCGCGGCCTGTACGAGTCCGGCGACCGGGCAACCTTCGCCGCCTTCCTGGCCCCGCTCGCGCTCGGCCCGGCCGCCCTCGACGCGCTTTCGCCCGAGGACCTGGCGGGCGTACTGCGGATGACCGCGAAGACCCCGCCGCCCGGCACGCCCGAGCACACCGAACTGATCGAGCGCGTCGACGTGCGCGCCGACCTGGCCACCATCGAGGTCCCGGCGCTGGTGGTGTCCACCACCGGCGACCGCCTCGTCGAGCCGAACCACCACCGTGCCGTCGCGGCCGCGCTGCGCAACGCCCGCGTGGTCGAACTCGACTCGGGCCACCTGCCGTTCGCGGAGCAACCGGCGCAGTGGCTGGCGGCGATCGTCGGCTTCCTGGGCGAGGTCGAGGGCGACGCGGCTCGATAG
- a CDS encoding SDR family oxidoreductase, whose translation MADKQFTTHRELFDLSGKYALVTGGTKGIGMMMARGLLQAGARVVISSRTADACAKAQRLLSEFGDVRAIPADLSRRDECVRLADLVKADSECLDILVNNAGAMWREPLATFPDEGWDAVIDLNLKAPFRLVQALLPALRTAGTADDPARIINIGSIAAIHVAQAPNYSYAGSKAALHQLTRVLARELGPQHITVNAVAPGVFPSQMMASTLDAIGDTIAAATPLRRIGRDDDMAGIAVFLAGRAGAYLTGAIIPVDGGIATTASGTP comes from the coding sequence ATGGCGGACAAGCAATTCACCACTCATCGAGAACTATTCGATCTGAGTGGAAAGTACGCCCTTGTCACGGGCGGTACCAAGGGCATCGGGATGATGATGGCGCGCGGCCTTCTCCAGGCGGGCGCCCGCGTCGTGATCAGCTCACGCACGGCGGACGCGTGTGCAAAGGCACAGCGTCTGCTGTCCGAATTCGGCGACGTTCGAGCAATTCCCGCCGACCTGTCCAGGCGCGACGAGTGTGTGCGCCTCGCCGATCTGGTCAAGGCCGACTCGGAATGCCTGGACATTCTTGTCAACAATGCGGGAGCGATGTGGCGCGAGCCGCTGGCGACCTTCCCGGACGAGGGCTGGGACGCGGTGATCGACCTCAACCTCAAGGCTCCGTTCCGGCTGGTGCAGGCGCTGCTCCCCGCACTTCGCACAGCGGGCACCGCCGATGATCCCGCGCGGATCATCAACATCGGCAGTATCGCCGCCATCCACGTCGCCCAGGCGCCCAACTACTCGTACGCCGGCAGCAAAGCGGCACTCCATCAACTCACCAGAGTGCTCGCCAGGGAACTGGGCCCACAGCACATCACGGTGAACGCGGTCGCACCGGGAGTGTTCCCGTCGCAGATGATGGCGTCCACGCTCGATGCCATTGGCGACACGATCGCGGCGGCCACCCCTCTGCGCCGGATCGGTCGCGACGACGACATGGCGGGTATCGCCGTGTTTCTCGCCGGCCGGGCCGGGGCCTACCTCACGGGCGCCATCATCCCGGTGGACGGCGGCATCGCGACGACCGCATCGGGTACCCCCTAG